The Actinomyces wuliandei genome contains the following window.
TGGCTGCCTGAGACACCTGCGCTGTGGTGGTGCGGATGCGGGTACGGCTGGGTTTATGAGGGTGAGCAGGGCCGAGTGGGTGGTCGAGCACCTGGTCTTCCTTGCCCAGGCCCAGGACCACGTCCTGGGCCCCGACTTCTCCGCCGCCACGGCCGAGGTCGCCGCCAGCATCGCCGCAGGCGCCGACCCCAACCGGGGCAACGGAGCCACCGGCGGCAGCGGCAGCGACGAGGGGGCGGGCGGCCCGGGCAGTGCTGGTGGCCCCGGCGGGCCGGGGGTGGGGTCGTGGGGGCCGGGCGCTGGCGGGGCCGGCCCCGCTGGCTCAGGCGCGGGCGCCCACCCACCCCACCACCGCCACTGCTGGTCCCGCAGGCCGCGGCGGTGTGCCCGGTGGTGGCGCTGCCCCCGGCCACAGCGGTGGTGGTGGCCCGGCCCCCGACCACAGCGGTGGTGGTGGTCAGGTCCCTGGCCACGGCGGTGGCGGGGGCGCGGGTACCGCCTTGGTGGCGTCTGACATGTTCACCCCGGGCCGAGCGGGTGGGAGGGGCGTGCTGGTGTGGGAGGGGGCCGTGGCTGCCCCGGCCAGCCCGCTGGGGTGGCACTCGCGGGTGCCGGTGGAGGTGTTCTTCCACACCGGCCACCACCACTCCACCCAGGAGCTGGCCAGGGAGTTCACCCGCCAGCTCGACCGACAGCTCTCCGCCTTGTCCCTGCTCAGCGCGCAGCGCCTGCTGGAGGGCATCCGCGCCTACAGGGCACAGGGCCGCCAACCCACCTCCACCAGCACCCGCAACGATAAAAAACTCTTCATGGACAAGGTCGTGGGCGACCTGGTGCACGTGCACCACCTCTCCCGGGAGGACGCGCGCGCCAGGACGGCTGAGGTGGACCGGGCGCTGGTGGTGCTCCACGAGTCCGACCAGGTCACCTACGGCCCCTCCCAGCCCGCCACCACCACCGAGGGGTGGCCCTCCCTGGGCCACGGGGCGGTCAGCTCCTCCATCGGCGGCCAGGGCAGGCCCGTGGCCACGGTCCTGGAGCAGGCCACCCTGGCCGTCCCAGCCGCCCCAAGCAGGCCAGCCACCCCAGACGGGCGCCACCCCAGCCAGGCCGGACCAGCCACCCCGGCCCCTGACCCGCGAGGAGGTCCTGGCCAGGATCACCACCCAAGCCACCCAGACGGCCCCCCAGCCCACCCAGCCCCCCACCAGAAACCGGAAGCACAACCACGACCTAGGCCGATAAGAGGCCGCTAAGACCCGACCCACACACCCGCCCCCACCGACCCTCAGCCACCCCTCCAGCCGGAGCACACCGGAGCCGGACCGACACCGACAAGCCCCTACCCGCAGCGGCACACACGCCCAAGGCATGGCGTCCCACGGAAAAAGGACACGGTCCTGCCCTAGCTCTCCTGTCTTAGCTGGCTGCTGTATGGGGCTGCACATCTTTGGCCGCAGCGAGGCGCGGACTCCCCCGCAATTCTGCGGAAAACGACCCGCCCACCACCCGGGTCATACACCATCACCGGTCCCATGATGTGCACCAGGCACTCTGCTGCACATCATGGAGCCTGCACCGCAAGGGACCCCGGGATGGCAGCCTCCGCTCCCCACGCACTGACCTTGCCGCAACCCACAGAAACATGCGGATCTCTAAACCTGGCTCAGCCTCAACAGGCAAGCCGACCTCCACCCCGGGCGACCACCAGGCATCCGAAGATGTGCAACCTCGTCTCCGCACCAGCAGCACGCCGCAGCCACCCTGCGCCAGCAGACAGCCCCAGCCGGGGCACCGCCCTCCTACGGCGAGAATCTCCGCCACAACGCCACGGTCAGACTACTATGCTCGTCATTGGAGAACCGATATCCGCACAAGGAGAAGAACATGGCCGGCTACCGGATCGACCGACAGCTGAGCGAGCTCGGTGAGCACGTACGGGGCTGGCGCATGGTCCTGGGACTGACCGCTCAGCAGGTGTCCGAGCGCGCTGGTACCACGCGGGACACCTTGCGCAAGATCGAGACCGGGGACCCCTCGGTCAGCTTTGGCAAGGTTGCGCAGGTGCTGCGCGCCCTGGGAGTGCTTGACCAGGCCGTCGAGGCGCTCGACCCGCTCAGCAGCGACATTGGCCGCCTGCGAGCAGGGAGCCTGACAAAGAGGCGGGCACGGTGACCACCGTCGAGGTGCTCGCCGAGGAGGCCGAACGTACCCGGCTGGTTGGCCAGGCACACGTGACCCGCACCCGTGGCCGGGTCTCCACGACGTTTCTCCACGACCCCACCTCTCTCGCCAACGGCGGCACGGTTATCGACCCGTTCTTCCGCTGGTAGCGGGCTCCCGGTACCACAACGGGCTCGTACCGGCCTTCGCTGACAGCGCCCCGGACCGGTGGGGCCGCAACCTCATGGAGAAAGCAGAGCGCGCTC
Protein-coding sequences here:
- a CDS encoding polymorphic toxin type 15 domain-containing protein, with the translated sequence MASDMFTPGRAGGRGVLVWEGAVAAPASPLGWHSRVPVEVFFHTGHHHSTQELAREFTRQLDRQLSALSLLSAQRLLEGIRAYRAQGRQPTSTSTRNDKKLFMDKVVGDLVHVHHLSREDARARTAEVDRALVVLHESDQVTYGPSQPATTTEGWPSLGHGAVSSSIGGQGRPVATVLEQATLAVPAAPSRPATPDGRHPSQAGPATPAPDPRGGPGQDHHPSHPDGPPAHPAPHQKPEAQPRPRPIRGR
- a CDS encoding helix-turn-helix domain-containing protein, whose translation is MAGYRIDRQLSELGEHVRGWRMVLGLTAQQVSERAGTTRDTLRKIETGDPSVSFGKVAQVLRALGVLDQAVEALDPLSSDIGRLRAGSLTKRRAR